A single window of Gammaproteobacteria bacterium DNA harbors:
- the lspA gene encoding signal peptidase II, which yields MNTNTEKAQLSTKACFWFIGFSLLLVVLDQWTKFEIVQRFEYGERLVVTSYFDLYYLRNYGAAFSFLSDAGGWQKPFFISLSAIVCTGIIIWFFRFAKKDQKILALALSLVMAGALGNVIDRINYGYVVDFLSFHYQPFGQIPLLKFLFPNGRYPAFNVADMAIFCGAIFLLIDWWQEVKKEKALAAMKPSVPDES from the coding sequence ATGAATACAAACACCGAAAAAGCACAACTCTCTACCAAAGCCTGTTTCTGGTTCATTGGTTTCAGTTTGCTGTTGGTGGTGCTGGATCAATGGACTAAATTCGAGATCGTACAGCGTTTTGAATACGGTGAGCGCCTGGTGGTCACGTCCTATTTCGATCTGTATTATTTACGAAATTACGGCGCGGCCTTCAGCTTTTTGAGCGACGCCGGCGGTTGGCAAAAGCCGTTCTTTATCAGTCTTTCAGCCATAGTGTGTACCGGCATCATTATCTGGTTTTTCCGTTTTGCCAAAAAAGATCAAAAAATTCTCGCTCTGGCATTAAGCCTGGTGATGGCCGGCGCCCTGGGCAATGTGATTGACCGCATCAACTATGGTTATGTGGTGGATTTCCTGTCTTTTCATTACCAACCCTTCGGGCAAATACCGCTCCTTAAATTCCTGTTTCCCAATGGCCGGTATCCGGCCTTCAATGTGGCCGATATGGCAATTTTCTGCGGGGCAATATTCCTGCTCATAGACTGGTGGCAGGAAGTGAAAAAAGAAAAAGCCCTGGCTGCCATGAAACCATCTGTCCCGGACGAGTCTTAA
- the ileS gene encoding isoleucine--tRNA ligase: MSKDDKKPAQASGKNYKDTINLPKTAFPMRANLAQREPKQLQTWEEQNIYARMREVSKGRPKFYFTDGPPYANGNIHIGHAVNKILKDIIVKSRSLDGFDTPYIPGWDCHGLPIEREVEKKHGKPGQKLDANAFRKACREYAAKQIDGQRKDFKRLGVLGDWENPYLTMDPKFEAAQIRALGKIIENGHVYKGFKPVHWCLDCQSALAEAEVEYENKVSPSIDVRFPVLDTEKFLTAFGIESVDSDKISVPIWTTTPWTIPANQAVTLHPELQYSLVAVTTDAGKEYLLLATDMVEDVCARFGAESIEQVAQASGDKFENITLQHPLFASRQVPIILGEHVTTEAGTGAVHTAPGHGHDDFNMGLKYDLPLENPVGGNGVYLPSTEMFAGQHIYKANDNIIDALKDAGALIKFEKIEHSYPHCWRHKSPVIFRATSQWFVGMEQNGLRQRTLEEIPKVQWIPEWGEQRIYGMVEGRPDWCISRQRVWGVPIPLYLHNETGELHPDTQGILEKVAQAVETGGIEAWFAMLDKELLGAETGNYERTTDIMDVWFDSGTVHHSVTKTHGLEAHIADLYLEGSDQHRGWFQSSLLTSMAMKDQAPYKAVLTHGFTVDENGRKMSKSLGNVIAPQKVANTLGADIIRLWVASADYSGEITVSDEIFKRVADSYRRIRNTIRFLLGNLHGFDFEKDAVALDELLSLDKWILKRSSELHTELTTAYETYEFHHIYQKLHKFCSEDLGGFYLDILKDRLYTTQTKSQARRSAQTAMYHVTHALVRWIAPILSFTAEEVWSSMHELGASSESVLLETWYKLPELESTQQDWDTILDIRDTVSKALEEKRAAGVIGSALEADITINANGEQYKALEQLGDELRFVFITSGAELNNGSEQLEVEIKKTDAEKCVRCWHRRPEVGRSTEHPELCQRCITNVDGDGEQRHYA, encoded by the coding sequence GTGAGTAAAGACGACAAAAAACCCGCACAAGCGTCCGGGAAGAACTACAAAGATACCATCAATCTTCCCAAAACCGCTTTTCCGATGCGTGCCAATCTGGCCCAGCGTGAACCTAAGCAATTACAAACCTGGGAAGAGCAAAATATCTACGCGCGTATGCGTGAAGTGTCCAAAGGGCGCCCGAAATTCTATTTCACGGACGGACCGCCGTACGCCAATGGCAATATTCACATCGGGCATGCCGTCAACAAGATCTTAAAAGATATCATCGTCAAGTCGCGCTCACTCGACGGGTTCGATACACCGTACATTCCCGGCTGGGATTGTCACGGTTTACCCATCGAACGTGAAGTCGAGAAAAAACACGGCAAGCCCGGGCAAAAGCTCGACGCCAATGCGTTTCGCAAAGCCTGTCGTGAGTATGCGGCTAAACAGATTGATGGACAACGCAAAGATTTTAAACGCCTTGGCGTGCTCGGGGACTGGGAAAACCCTTATCTGACCATGGATCCAAAGTTCGAGGCGGCGCAAATCCGGGCGCTTGGCAAGATCATCGAGAACGGGCATGTGTACAAGGGCTTTAAACCGGTGCATTGGTGTCTGGATTGTCAATCCGCATTGGCTGAAGCCGAAGTGGAATACGAAAATAAAGTATCCCCCAGTATTGATGTGCGTTTCCCGGTGCTTGACACTGAAAAGTTTCTGACCGCTTTCGGAATAGAATCCGTAGACAGTGACAAAATCTCGGTTCCGATCTGGACGACCACGCCCTGGACCATTCCTGCCAACCAGGCTGTGACCCTGCACCCGGAATTACAATACAGTCTGGTAGCCGTAACCACTGATGCGGGTAAAGAATATTTATTACTCGCCACAGACATGGTCGAGGATGTGTGTGCCCGCTTTGGCGCCGAGTCCATTGAGCAGGTCGCGCAAGCAAGCGGTGACAAATTCGAGAACATTACTTTGCAACACCCCTTGTTTGCATCCCGACAGGTGCCAATTATTCTAGGTGAGCATGTCACGACCGAAGCCGGTACCGGTGCCGTGCATACCGCGCCCGGACACGGGCATGACGATTTCAATATGGGTCTCAAATACGACCTGCCTTTGGAAAATCCGGTCGGGGGTAACGGCGTTTACTTGCCGTCTACCGAAATGTTTGCCGGCCAACACATATACAAAGCCAACGACAATATTATTGACGCATTAAAAGATGCTGGTGCGTTGATTAAATTTGAAAAAATAGAACACAGCTATCCGCATTGTTGGCGACATAAATCGCCCGTGATCTTCCGTGCTACCTCGCAATGGTTTGTGGGCATGGAACAAAACGGCTTGCGCCAACGCACCCTGGAAGAGATCCCCAAAGTGCAATGGATCCCGGAATGGGGTGAGCAGCGTATTTATGGCATGGTGGAAGGTCGTCCCGACTGGTGTATCTCGCGCCAGCGCGTCTGGGGCGTGCCAATTCCCTTGTACCTGCATAATGAAACCGGCGAGTTGCATCCGGATACCCAAGGCATCCTGGAAAAGGTTGCCCAAGCCGTTGAAACGGGTGGTATCGAGGCCTGGTTTGCGATGCTGGATAAAGAATTACTGGGTGCCGAGACCGGCAATTACGAACGCACGACCGATATTATGGATGTGTGGTTTGACTCGGGTACTGTGCATCACAGTGTGACCAAAACTCATGGATTGGAAGCGCATATCGCCGATCTGTATCTGGAAGGTTCTGACCAACATCGTGGCTGGTTCCAGTCCTCTTTGCTCACCAGTATGGCGATGAAGGATCAGGCCCCTTACAAAGCGGTACTCACGCACGGATTTACCGTGGATGAGAACGGGCGCAAAATGTCCAAGTCGCTGGGTAATGTGATCGCACCACAAAAAGTGGCCAATACCCTGGGTGCTGACATTATTCGTTTATGGGTTGCGTCAGCCGATTACAGCGGCGAGATCACGGTATCGGATGAAATATTCAAACGTGTTGCCGATTCGTATCGTCGCATTCGCAATACCATTCGGTTCTTGTTGGGTAATTTGCATGGCTTCGACTTTGAAAAGGATGCCGTTGCCCTGGATGAATTGCTCTCATTGGATAAATGGATATTAAAACGCTCCAGTGAATTGCACACAGAATTGACCACGGCTTACGAGACCTATGAGTTTCACCATATTTACCAAAAACTGCATAAATTCTGTAGCGAGGATCTTGGCGGTTTTTATCTGGATATCTTAAAAGACCGTTTATACACCACACAAACTAAATCACAGGCACGGCGTTCGGCCCAGACCGCGATGTACCACGTTACGCATGCGCTGGTCAGGTGGATTGCCCCGATATTGAGCTTCACTGCCGAAGAAGTGTGGTCATCCATGCATGAATTGGGTGCGAGCAGCGAATCGGTCTTGCTTGAGACCTGGTACAAGCTGCCTGAGCTTGAATCTACCCAACAGGATTGGGACACTATTCTGGATATTCGCGACACAGTGTCAAAAGCACTCGAAGAAAAACGCGCGGCCGGTGTGATTGGTTCGGCTCTGGAAGCCGACATAACCATAAACGCGAATGGCGAGCAATATAAAGCCTTGGAGCAGTTGGGTGACGAATTGCGCTTTGTGTTTATCACCTCTGGCGCGGAACTGAATAATGGCAGCGAGCAACTTGAGGTAGAGATTAAAAAGACCGATGCTGAAAAATGCGTTCGTTGCTGGCACCGACGCCCAGAAGTAGGACGATCCACAGAGCATCCGGAATTATGCCAACGCTGCATCACCAATGTTGATGGTGATGGTGAGCAGCGCCATTACGCCTGA
- the ribF gene encoding bifunctional riboflavin kinase/FAD synthetase: MRLIRSYKNFPKELSGSVLTIGNYDGVHLGHQRVIERVLQVAKLKHLHSLVMVFEPTPKEYFMGDQAPARLMRWRDRFLAIKQTGCEGLVQLKFDRELSSLSANDFVKQILVDALGVQHVVIGDDFRYGYQRQGDFEHLKDAGREHGFIVEDTQTLKQGTQRVSSSAIRAALSDGDMELASSLLGSAYHMSGRVVHGKKLGRELGFPTLNIPVSRQISPLHGIYAVQVHGLEQDPVNGIASIGTRPAVEGSDWILEVHLLERDGDFYGQHVDVEFLHFLRPEINFADLAALKKQMQADLEQVREYFEH; encoded by the coding sequence TTGCGATTAATCCGTTCATACAAAAATTTCCCCAAGGAACTTTCCGGTAGTGTTTTAACCATTGGAAATTATGATGGCGTGCATCTGGGCCATCAGCGGGTGATCGAACGCGTATTGCAGGTGGCCAAACTCAAGCATCTGCATTCCCTGGTTATGGTATTTGAGCCCACCCCCAAAGAATATTTTATGGGTGATCAGGCGCCGGCCAGATTAATGCGATGGCGGGATCGCTTTTTAGCCATTAAACAAACCGGCTGCGAAGGCCTGGTGCAATTGAAGTTTGACCGCGAGTTATCCAGTTTATCGGCGAATGATTTTGTCAAACAAATCCTGGTCGATGCGCTCGGCGTGCAACACGTGGTTATCGGGGATGATTTTCGTTATGGCTATCAACGTCAGGGGGATTTCGAACACTTGAAGGATGCAGGCAGAGAACACGGGTTTATTGTGGAAGACACCCAAACTTTGAAACAAGGCACGCAAAGGGTGAGCAGTTCCGCGATTCGTGCGGCCTTGTCTGATGGCGATATGGAATTGGCATCCAGCTTGTTGGGCTCCGCGTATCACATGAGCGGGCGCGTGGTGCACGGGAAAAAACTGGGTCGCGAACTCGGGTTTCCCACGCTAAATATTCCTGTCAGTCGGCAAATTTCCCCTTTGCATGGCATCTACGCGGTTCAAGTACACGGTTTGGAACAAGACCCAGTCAATGGCATTGCAAGTATCGGAACTCGCCCGGCGGTGGAAGGTTCTGACTGGATCCTGGAAGTGCATTTGCTTGAGCGTGACGGCGATTTTTACGGGCAACATGTGGATGTGGAATTTTTGCATTTCCTGCGACCGGAAATAAATTTTGCTGATCTTGCCGCATTAAAAAAACAAATGCAGGCTGACCTGGAGCAAGTCCGGGAATATTTTGAGCATTAG
- the murJ gene encoding murein biosynthesis integral membrane protein MurJ: MPKLLKSASVFGGWTFISRILGLVRDVLFARFFGATYMMDVFKVTFSIPNYFRRLFGEGAFLQSFVPVLNEYKEKQDHAAVKDLVDKTSGTLGFILFIVSLLGVLAAPVFILLFAPGFYDEPEKWELSIRMLRWMFPYLLFISLTALAAGILNTYNRFAVPAFTPILLNLILIGFVLYISPQFETPVYAIAIGVFLAGIVQLVFQFPFLRQLRLLPRPKWGWKDSGVRKIFRLMIPGIFGSSVAQLNLIIDTAIASLLATGSISWLFYSNRLMEFPLGIFGIAIATVALPRLSSQFSSNSTQEFSRTLDWSLRMAFVICLPAAVGLLCLAGPMLATLFQYGEFTTYDMRMARYSLWAYGLGLFGFVLVKVLVPGYFSRQDTVTPVKIGIVAIVVNISLNVIVLSLFLTGKWTTAPHAGLAAATSLGAFVNAVLLYRGLRKRGIYTPQKGWWLYLAKVVLACVLMGLLITFLAGSLDSWASAGALSRISRLATVIGAGVLCYFASLFIMGIRPGHFLQH, from the coding sequence ATGCCTAAATTACTCAAATCAGCCTCCGTATTTGGCGGATGGACCTTCATCTCTCGCATCCTGGGACTGGTCAGGGATGTGCTGTTCGCGCGCTTTTTTGGCGCGACTTACATGATGGATGTGTTCAAAGTGACATTCTCGATCCCGAATTATTTCCGCCGATTATTTGGGGAAGGCGCCTTTTTACAGTCCTTTGTTCCGGTGTTGAATGAGTATAAGGAAAAACAAGACCATGCCGCGGTAAAAGACCTGGTCGACAAAACCTCCGGCACCCTGGGGTTCATTCTTTTTATCGTGTCCTTGCTCGGAGTGTTAGCGGCTCCGGTGTTTATTTTGCTTTTCGCGCCCGGATTTTACGACGAGCCGGAAAAATGGGAACTCTCGATCCGCATGTTGCGCTGGATGTTTCCTTATCTGTTATTCATTTCCCTAACCGCATTGGCTGCCGGAATTCTGAATACCTATAACCGCTTTGCCGTACCGGCCTTTACCCCGATACTATTAAATCTGATTTTGATCGGGTTTGTTCTATACATCTCGCCACAATTCGAGACCCCGGTTTACGCCATCGCCATTGGGGTTTTTCTCGCCGGGATCGTGCAGTTGGTATTCCAATTTCCATTCTTACGTCAATTACGTTTATTGCCCAGGCCAAAATGGGGTTGGAAAGACAGCGGAGTTCGAAAGATCTTTCGCTTGATGATTCCCGGAATCTTTGGATCTTCCGTCGCCCAACTCAATTTGATCATTGATACAGCAATCGCCTCCTTGTTGGCAACTGGAAGTATCAGTTGGTTATTTTATTCAAATCGACTCATGGAATTTCCTTTGGGGATCTTTGGTATTGCCATAGCAACGGTAGCCTTACCAAGATTGTCGAGCCAGTTTTCGTCAAATTCCACGCAGGAATTTTCCCGTACCCTGGACTGGTCGCTGCGTATGGCCTTTGTAATCTGTTTACCCGCCGCGGTCGGTTTATTGTGTTTGGCGGGACCCATGCTGGCCACCTTGTTCCAGTACGGCGAATTCACCACTTATGACATGCGTATGGCGCGTTACAGTTTGTGGGCTTATGGTCTTGGTTTGTTCGGCTTTGTCTTGGTCAAAGTATTGGTACCGGGGTATTTCTCAAGACAAGATACGGTGACACCGGTGAAGATCGGTATTGTCGCTATTGTGGTAAACATCAGCCTGAATGTAATTGTGCTGAGTTTGTTTTTAACTGGTAAATGGACAACCGCGCCACACGCGGGTTTGGCGGCGGCCACGTCCCTGGGAGCCTTTGTGAATGCGGTATTACTGTATCGCGGCTTACGCAAAAGAGGAATTTATACACCGCAAAAAGGCTGGTGGCTGTATTTGGCGAAAGTTGTTCTTGCCTGTGTACTGATGGGTCTGTTAATTACATTCCTGGCTGGCAGTCTCGATTCCTGGGCCAGCGCCGGGGCTTTGAGCCGAATATCACGTCTGGCTACGGTGATCGGGGCCGGGGTGCTATGTTATTTTGCCAGTTTGTTTATTATGGGCATTCGTCCAGGTCATTTTTTACAACACTAA
- the rpsT gene encoding 30S ribosomal protein S20, translating into MANIKSAKKRAITSEKRRIRNVNLRSRFRTALKKVVSLIDAGNKAEAKVAYDEAAPLIDGAVTKGLIHKNKAARHKSRLNTKIKAL; encoded by the coding sequence GTGGCAAATATTAAATCAGCAAAAAAACGCGCGATCACTTCAGAAAAACGTCGCATACGTAACGTAAATCTGCGTTCACGTTTCCGTACCGCATTAAAGAAAGTCGTCAGCCTGATCGACGCCGGCAATAAAGCCGAAGCCAAAGTTGCGTATGACGAAGCCGCCCCGTTGATCGATGGCGCAGTCACCAAAGGGCTTATTCACAAGAATAAAGCGGCCCGTCATAAAAGCCGTTTAAATACCAAGATCAAAGCTCTGTAA
- a CDS encoding serine hydrolase, which yields MKKLLAVLLIAVIAFLSILVATDRAYLITAARTIWLRGQTDAGIHDFTVQPLRAIEAGEPQPWPKHKNYNRVPLSEEILEHHQTYQSTAFLIAKDGELISEHYFNGSHAEDVSSIWSISKSFITFAILKAIQDGLIDNINDPVKKYIPEWPVEQSPTLTLHHLGSMSAGLYWKEMDHSPFSLIAKFTFHDDISRLSVHELPATGVPGDIQHYNSGGTQLLGTTLARVLNGKTISDYISESFWKPLGMQQDGYYVLDKKGGNERVFGGIVAAAKDVAKFGQLFLNEGQWNGNRILAKQHIDMIKQMPYNNKTYGYGIWVGEYNGDPVYNMQGFLGQFNIIYPKENLLITRLGHQMLMKEDLESSHPQVDILLQEALRIVAENEKMD from the coding sequence ATGAAAAAACTCCTCGCCGTTTTACTCATCGCTGTCATTGCATTCCTGTCAATCCTGGTCGCAACAGACCGTGCGTATTTAATCACTGCAGCTCGCACCATCTGGTTACGTGGACAAACCGACGCGGGCATTCACGATTTCACCGTACAACCCTTGCGCGCCATTGAAGCCGGAGAACCTCAACCTTGGCCAAAACACAAAAACTATAACCGGGTGCCATTGTCCGAGGAAATTCTAGAACATCATCAAACCTACCAAAGTACAGCATTCTTGATCGCCAAAGACGGAGAGCTGATCTCTGAACATTATTTCAATGGCAGTCATGCCGAAGATGTCTCGAGTATCTGGTCGATCAGCAAATCATTTATCACCTTTGCAATTCTCAAGGCCATTCAAGATGGCCTGATCGACAACATCAATGACCCGGTTAAAAAATACATCCCCGAATGGCCGGTCGAACAAAGCCCTACCCTGACCTTACATCACCTGGGTTCAATGTCGGCCGGATTGTATTGGAAAGAGATGGACCATTCGCCGTTTTCCCTGATCGCCAAATTCACCTTCCATGATGATATTTCCCGCTTGTCAGTACACGAATTACCGGCGACAGGAGTACCGGGCGACATTCAGCATTACAACTCCGGAGGTACACAGTTACTGGGTACGACTCTGGCACGGGTATTGAATGGCAAGACTATTTCGGACTACATTTCAGAGTCGTTCTGGAAGCCTCTGGGTATGCAGCAAGACGGCTATTATGTTCTGGATAAAAAGGGTGGTAATGAACGCGTGTTTGGCGGCATAGTTGCTGCGGCAAAAGACGTCGCGAAATTTGGTCAATTATTCTTGAACGAAGGTCAATGGAATGGAAACAGGATATTGGCTAAACAACATATCGATATGATCAAACAGATGCCGTACAACAACAAGACCTATGGATACGGCATTTGGGTAGGCGAATATAACGGGGATCCTGTGTATAACATGCAAGGATTTTTAGGGCAGTTTAATATCATTTACCCCAAAGAAAATTTACTCATTACCCGTCTTGGGCACCAAATGCTGATGAAGGAAGACCTGGAATCATCTCACCCGCAGGTTGATATTTTGTTGCAAGAAGCGCTAAGAATCGTCGCTGAAAACGAGAAAATGGACTAG
- the cgtA gene encoding Obg family GTPase CgtA — protein MKFVDEASIWVAAGKGGDGSASFRREKYIEYGGPDGGDGGRGGSVYLIADSGMNTLADFRVGRKYRAKPGVNGSGRNCTGRSGEDLEIVVPVGTYVYDDDTDELIGDITEHDQKLLVAQGGTGGLGNVRFKSSVNRAPKKTTPGTAGEKRKLRLELKVLADVGLLGYPNAGKSTLIRSMSAAKPKVADYPFTTLIPNLGVVRVDDSRAFVMADIPGLIEGAADGAGLGHQFLKHLERTRLLLHVIDLAPLTEDIDIAAEAVALVKELEKYSDELMEKQRWFVFNKQDMVDEETFKARAQSVLDAFDGEHRVFYISALAKQNLDELKYAVMDYMEGIEADV, from the coding sequence ATGAAATTCGTAGATGAAGCATCAATCTGGGTCGCGGCCGGTAAGGGCGGCGATGGTAGCGCCAGTTTCCGACGTGAAAAGTATATCGAATACGGTGGACCGGACGGCGGCGATGGCGGCCGTGGCGGCAGCGTATACCTTATTGCGGATTCCGGAATGAATACCCTGGCCGACTTTCGAGTAGGTCGCAAGTATCGTGCGAAACCGGGCGTGAATGGTAGCGGACGTAATTGCACAGGACGCTCAGGCGAAGACCTTGAGATCGTGGTGCCGGTCGGGACCTATGTGTATGACGATGATACCGATGAGTTGATCGGGGATATCACCGAGCATGACCAGAAACTGCTGGTCGCTCAGGGCGGCACCGGCGGTCTGGGAAATGTGCGCTTCAAAAGTTCGGTCAACCGGGCGCCCAAGAAAACCACGCCGGGAACAGCGGGCGAAAAACGCAAATTGCGTCTTGAACTAAAAGTTCTCGCGGATGTAGGCCTGCTCGGTTATCCGAATGCGGGAAAATCCACCCTGATCCGTTCTATGTCAGCGGCCAAGCCCAAAGTTGCGGATTATCCTTTTACCACCTTGATTCCCAACCTGGGTGTGGTGCGCGTCGATGATTCGCGTGCCTTTGTGATGGCCGATATTCCCGGATTGATCGAAGGCGCCGCGGATGGTGCCGGACTCGGACATCAATTCTTAAAACATCTGGAACGTACACGTTTATTGCTGCATGTGATCGATCTCGCGCCATTAACAGAAGACATCGATATCGCTGCCGAAGCTGTCGCATTGGTGAAAGAGTTGGAAAAGTATTCTGACGAACTCATGGAAAAACAGCGCTGGTTTGTGTTTAACAAACAAGACATGGTCGATGAGGAAACATTCAAAGCGCGCGCTCAGTCCGTGTTGGATGCCTTTGATGGCGAACACCGGGTGTTTTATATTTCTGCCCTGGCAAAACAGAACCTGGATGAATTGAAATACGCGGTCATGGATTACATGGAAGGAATCGAAGCAGACGTCTAG
- the rpmA gene encoding 50S ribosomal protein L27, with protein MAHKKAGGSTNNGRDSESKRLGVKRYGGEDVLAGNIIVRQRGTKFHAGTNTGLGRDHTIYAKADGKVKFEVKGPKNRKFVSIVAH; from the coding sequence ATGGCTCATAAGAAAGCAGGCGGTAGTACTAATAACGGTCGCGATTCAGAAAGTAAACGCCTTGGTGTAAAACGCTACGGTGGTGAAGATGTGTTGGCCGGAAATATCATCGTGCGTCAACGTGGTACAAAATTCCACGCGGGTACCAATACCGGTCTCGGTCGTGATCACACTATCTACGCCAAAGCGGACGGTAAAGTGAAATTTGAAGTGAAGGGTCCCAAGAATCGCAAGTTTGTTTCGATCGTAGCGCACTAA
- the rplU gene encoding 50S ribosomal protein L21, translating to MYAVIKTGGKQYRVSEGDKLRVEKLDVAVGDAIEFDQVLMVGEGADVKIGTPMLEGSKVAAKVLEQGRAKKIRVVKFRRRKHSRKQMGHRQSFTEVEITGISA from the coding sequence ATGTACGCAGTAATCAAAACAGGCGGCAAGCAGTATCGTGTCAGTGAAGGCGATAAATTGCGCGTTGAAAAACTGGATGTTGCCGTTGGCGACGCGATTGAATTCGATCAAGTCTTGATGGTAGGCGAAGGCGCTGACGTCAAGATCGGTACTCCGATGCTCGAAGGCAGCAAAGTTGCCGCTAAAGTACTCGAGCAGGGTCGTGCTAAGAAGATCCGTGTGGTCAAGTTCCGCCGTCGTAAGCACTCACGCAAGCAAATGGGTCATCGTCAATCATTCACTGAAGTTGAGATCACCGGCATTTCAGCCTGA
- a CDS encoding octaprenyl diphosphate synthase: protein MDKAVNLVAQDFQAVNKLITAQLQSDVVLINQISQHIIHSGGKRLRPLLVLLAAHASGYQGKDHIAAAAIIEFIHTATLLHDDVVDDSELRRGSPTANNLFGNAASVLVGDFLYSRSFQMMVELNNLEILDILADATNRIAEGEVLQLLNIQNAETTEAEYFAVIDRKTATLFAAGMEIAGILSETDKNTGQALAAYGSHLGFAFQLVDDLLDYQADANELGKSLGDDLAEGKPTLPLIRALQFSKGDDKKIIQDAIEVSSKDYLEEVLRVIAKSDALQYTENQAFAQADKAKAAIQDLPDSDHKKCLLALADFAVKRDS, encoded by the coding sequence ATCGATAAGGCGGTTAATCTTGTAGCCCAGGATTTTCAAGCCGTCAACAAGCTCATCACCGCACAACTGCAATCGGATGTGGTGCTGATCAACCAGATCTCGCAACACATTATCCACAGTGGTGGCAAACGCTTGCGCCCTCTATTGGTCTTATTGGCTGCCCACGCCAGCGGTTATCAGGGTAAAGATCACATCGCTGCTGCAGCGATCATTGAATTCATTCACACCGCCACTCTGCTGCATGATGATGTGGTGGACGATTCCGAATTACGGCGTGGTTCACCAACGGCGAATAATCTGTTTGGCAATGCCGCGAGTGTACTGGTCGGTGACTTTTTGTATTCGCGCAGTTTCCAAATGATGGTCGAACTCAACAATCTGGAAATCCTGGATATCCTCGCTGATGCAACCAATCGCATCGCCGAAGGTGAAGTGTTGCAACTGTTGAATATCCAGAACGCCGAAACCACAGAAGCGGAATACTTTGCGGTGATCGATCGTAAAACGGCCACCTTGTTTGCCGCCGGTATGGAAATCGCCGGTATATTGTCAGAGACCGATAAAAACACAGGTCAGGCATTAGCCGCCTATGGTTCACATTTAGGCTTTGCTTTTCAGTTAGTCGATGATTTGCTGGATTATCAGGCCGATGCCAATGAACTGGGTAAATCGTTAGGTGATGACCTGGCCGAAGGTAAACCGACATTGCCTCTTATTCGGGCATTGCAGTTCAGTAAAGGTGATGACAAAAAGATCATCCAGGACGCCATCGAAGTGAGCAGTAAGGATTATCTGGAAGAGGTATTAAGAGTCATTGCCAAAAGCGACGCCTTACAATACACCGAAAACCAGGCCTTTGCTCAAGCCGATAAAGCCAAAGCGGCAATACAAGACTTGCCGGATTCCGATCACAAAAAATGTTTACTTGCTCTGGCTGACTTTGCCGTCAAGCGGGATTCTTGA